A genomic region of Mitsuaria sp. 7 contains the following coding sequences:
- a CDS encoding aldo/keto reductase, whose product MTHRPDSTRYDRQPYRRTGRSGLLLPSLSLGLWHNFGDVDRFDNARSMVLGAFDRGITHLDLANNYGPPEGSAERTLGRILREDLSAYRDELVISTKAGYWMTPGPYGEWGSRKSLLSSLDASLKRMGLDYVDIFYSHRPDPETPLEETMSALDHAVRSGRALYVGLSNYSPDQTRAASAILRRLGTPCLIHQPRYSMLSREIEEGLLQVLAEEGIGCIAFSPLAQGILTDRYLRDGIPEDSRAARAHFLKPGDISPGRLTAVRKLQEIAQARGQTVAQLAVSWVLRHQGMTSVLIGASRLSQIDDSLGALKAPPLSSQELAAIDAALSVEREIDGSRRT is encoded by the coding sequence ATGACCCATCGACCCGATTCAACCCGATACGACCGACAACCCTATCGAAGGACGGGACGAAGCGGTCTTCTACTACCCAGTCTGTCTCTGGGCCTGTGGCACAACTTCGGCGACGTCGACCGTTTCGACAATGCACGCTCGATGGTGCTTGGTGCATTCGACCGAGGCATCACTCACCTCGACCTTGCCAACAACTATGGTCCGCCGGAAGGGTCGGCGGAACGGACCCTTGGACGCATCCTGCGCGAGGATCTGAGCGCCTATCGGGACGAGTTGGTGATCTCGACGAAGGCCGGCTACTGGATGACGCCGGGACCCTATGGCGAATGGGGATCGAGAAAGTCATTGCTGTCCAGCCTCGATGCGAGTCTCAAGCGCATGGGGTTGGACTACGTCGACATCTTCTACAGCCACCGTCCCGATCCGGAGACGCCGTTGGAAGAGACGATGTCGGCACTCGACCATGCGGTAAGAAGCGGGCGTGCGCTGTACGTAGGACTGTCAAACTATTCTCCCGACCAGACACGCGCCGCCAGCGCAATCCTGCGGCGCCTTGGAACGCCTTGCCTCATTCATCAGCCGCGCTACAGCATGCTTTCGCGTGAGATCGAAGAAGGCCTGCTGCAGGTGTTGGCGGAAGAAGGCATCGGTTGCATTGCATTCTCCCCATTGGCACAAGGCATCCTGACTGATCGCTACCTGCGCGACGGCATTCCAGAAGATTCGAGAGCCGCCCGTGCCCACTTCCTGAAGCCGGGCGACATTTCGCCAGGCCGCCTGACTGCAGTGCGCAAGCTTCAGGAGATCGCGCAGGCGCGAGGGCAAACGGTGGCGCAACTCGCCGTGTCGTGGGTGCTCCGTCATCAAGGCATGACGTCGGTGTTGATCGGCGCCAGTCGCCTATCGCAGATCGACGACAGCCTGGGCGCTCTCAAGGCGCCCCCTCTGTCCTCGCAGGAGCTGGCAGCCATCGACGCGGCCCTCAGCGTCGAACGTGAGATCGACGGCTCCCGACGCACATAG